ACTCCTTGGACTGGAACACTCTGAGCGATTCATTATAATGGTgcctgcatttaaaataaaggctTCTGTGTGAGGTAATCCTCTCAGAGATGCAACAAAGCGATTACCTGGCACTTTCCCATTCAAGAACAGGGTCTACTTTTATGCACGTTGGATTTGAATACCATTTGTTAAGAATTTGGCACATTTGTTCTGTCATGAGATTAGTATCAATGTAGTTACATTTTGTGGAATTCACAAGCAATCTCCTTAATGGCATCCTGGTTTGAAAATCCTTTTTGAAATTCTACAGCAATTTTGGCAGCTACTACATTTAAAGCATAGTGGAGGTTTTTTGCCTAAAACAGGACTAAAATCTCACTTCAATCACTAGCTGTGATTTCTTGACTAAATACAACCCCTCATGATAGTGTTTTTATAACGTGTGCTCTGTTTTGAGTAGAAGCCATTCTTGtcctctcttctgctcttctCCATAAAAATATGTTCCCCGAGTTTTTACCCTGCTGTTTTCccattcattttaattaaaagaatcaCAATTCCGAGAAACTAAAAATTCTCCTAAGATTTTTCACATcttctgtgtttgtatttttactgAATTCAGATCCAGGAAGGCAGGCAAGGAtccctttttcagtttttccaggtttctgctactttattttttcaccGCTCCTGATCCCTGGTGCCCCCCTGCAATACTGGTATTGCTACCTCATGGCAGTcaccttttccttccaaatcaGCACAGCCTTGCTTGTTTAGAATAGTCCCTGCTTTGCACCATCCCGAGCCAGGCTTAAGCATTGTTCATATCTGCACAAGCCAAAATTGTTTCAGGAAACAAGCTCCTGGTTTGACAGGACAAGCAGACACAGAATCAAGTCTGTGTCCAATTTCTGTGTAACACATATGGAGCTACAGTGACCATCAGCTCTTATACAACTGCAGCAATGCAAAAATTCTGAGTTCCAAGGAACAGTCTTAATTCAGTGCACGTACAAAGCCCTAGCTGACCTTTTGAATGTCTGCTGTACAGAAGGAATTTACAGGTTAGGGATTTAAAAGTACACTCTTCAAATCATGCAAATACTTTAGCTACAGGATTAAGTTGCACATGTGTAAAGAAACTACACCCTGACAGGCTGCAAAGCAACCTCCAGTGatttctgctgctcagccaTTGGCCaaagaaactgcacagccaagaGGTGAGGGACATGTGGCAGTAGAGAGCAGGTACCAATAGTTTGGTCTGCGCCTTCCCACACTTCTAATTTTAATCCTGTCTTGCTGTAAACAGGCTGCTGCTATGTATAGTCAAGTACACTGACTGTGTGTCGTGGTCTGACATTCTTGGGCCATGAGTCAAAAATAAGAACGCTTGGCAAAGAGCTCACTGCAGGACTAACATTACAAACACTGCAAAAACTGAGCTGCCCCAGGTCTGCTCAGCAGTtcaagggctggaggggggggagggggggagggggttaCATGACTTTAGAGACACCAAAAAGGACAAACCCATCTGCCAGCTTAAGTGTTTTCTGCATGGTGTATGAAGCTTTGAGTAACTATAGAACTCAAGCACAAGCACAACTCAACAAAAGCTGGGTAACGCAGATCTTTGCCAATTTTTAACTGCTCTGTAGTATAGCTGCATGCCAATCAAATCCACAAGAGCAATGAATGCAGTCTTGCTTACTGACAATACTGTTTCCTTGTCTAGGAAGAATACTCACAAAAGCATGTAAGTGAATAACAGCTCTATTACGTTGCCTCCTCTCTAAAAAAAGCCTGGGGATAGTCTCCAAGATTTCCATACTCATTTAATAGCACTGCCATAAGCGGGATATGAGCTTTGCTTCTTAAGATTCTTTTATGTCACAGCTGCTTGGGATCCTCTGCAAAATCCAGAGATTTTGATgaaatgtgacatttttatCGCACTCAGTTAAAACAAGTACTGTAGGAAAAGGCCATTCATGTGTTTCAGGACAAAACGTTCTAGTGCAGTTAAGTGTACAACTCAAAATACTGATAAGAAGAGACATTTAGGTACAATAATGATTTCTACCTCTGCCATGCAATAGGAAAATCTCTTTCTATAGGTACTGAAGTTTCCTACCTGAGGGAGCTTATAATGAAGGCAGCAGTTAGTCCTCAGTTTTTTGAGGAGGGAAGAACCTATAGATTAACTTTGAAAGCATGTGAAGAACAACTCTACGATAAATCATTGCCTGTTTATACTTAGTAAGGATCCCCTAAAGCCAGCTCtttttgctcttattttttcaCCTGTGACACTTAAAATACAACACAGAGCACAAACACCTACATTTCATCAGAATCCTGCTTCCCCATTCAAGGGATAAGGCTCAGCATTAGATTGTGGCACTGGTTCAGCTCATTAATACAGGCCAacatttgtggaaaaaaaaagatttaagcTCATTTCTCTCCTTAACAAGCAGCCATTTTAACATTTTGTGAATTTACTAATAAAACTAGAGGTTCACTTTCTAGGCAAATGGGAAGTTTAGCTGCTCATACCACATTCATACTACTTTGCATGAGCAGAAAATTACACATATAGGTTTGATTTACTGGACCTCTTGTCCTAAAGAACTCTGAAGTGGATTTATATCTTACAAACCCCATCTTGCAAGCAGTACTCACTTCAGTTGGAGCTGTGCAAGATCCAAGTAGGATCACCTGATCTCTAACATTTGGGACTGCTTCTCTGGAGGAAAGCAGTTTGACTGAATTGAAGTTTAGGACAAAAGCCCCATACCCAGGCAATACTGTAGGACAGTACTTGGTGACTTCTCACACTGGGACATACAGTTATGACTAGAGAAAGAACAGTTTTCTGCAAAGACAGAAAACCTCCCAGCCTGATCCTGTTCTGCTGCCTAGAGGGAAGGGGCAAAAGGAGCAAGTGGATGTCTGTGTTCCCTCAGTGaagcaaataaaagcagatCTAAAAGGCTCCACCAGTTGTCTTGTAAGTCTGTAGTGAATTCTTATGGATGCTTTTGTAAAGTAACAGGTCAGGCTTTTAACTGCTTTCACACAGAGCCACAAGAGCTTTTGGGGCAGCTGTTGGAAGGCACAATTTAGAGCCCTGAACACCTACCTGTTTCCACTTAGAAAGTAAGCTAGAAAAATGAAGAATCAGTGATAGCTCTTACAGCACATTGTCTGTAGACTTCCATTAAGTCTTTCAGTTTAATGGTATCTGTTACCTTCTGTAGCACCTTTTCCGAAGAGCAGTTAGCACAAGAAGTTTGTGTTTTCATACCCTCCATAATAAATTATTATGCTCCATAATGCATTTATTACCATATGGAAAAGACAGGTTTCAAGGTCCTTGCATCAGGTTTTGGACAACTTGTTTAATTTCTCCTCCCAGCACAGAACCACAGCAAACTGAGACTTAGAAGAAAACATCAGCAGTTATGGGCCTGGGTTTACCTTACCATTAGAGTTAATAAAAAAACTATACAAGGATGTGTGAACAGATAAACCTGGAGGCATAATAGTGCTAACATAGCTAATCTGGAACAGAGATACTCTTGAAGAACAAAGTAATTTATAAACTCTCTTACTTTCTGATTACAATCTCTCTATTACCTTCTTAGAGACTTAAACCCAAGAAAGGTAACATGAGAGCCAAGAACTTTTCCTGCAGAACCCAGCAGTGGCCATAATTTTTCAGAGGCTTTCCACATGCATCCAACTACTTGAAGGACACTTGTGCAGTACTGTGGTTATTACATAGGTCTgaggaaagcaaatgaaagattCCTGGTGGGGAATCCTGACTTGTTTGCATGTTTTAGAGGAGCAAGTTCTGTGTATTGACATGGCAGCCTGGCAGATTTCTGGCAGTCAGTAATTTCATAAGGACAGGAAAAAGATAACGTAATCACCTTAATACTTTTACTGTCTCTGTCCATGTCTCCTGCTCACTCTCCCAGGGATCCACCCGAATCCAGTCAGATGTCTCTAGTGCCAGTTTAGCCATCGCTACCCGGTGCCTTGCTGAAACCAAGCCTTTCTTCCCATAGTTATCATTGACAGGAGACATTATGCCTTCAATCACCCGGTATCttcctttgagaaaaaaagaaaagaaaaaaaagaaaattacgtCCTCTTCACAGAATCTTGAAAATTTAGCGTGGACAGGGCCTTGGGAGCTCACCTAGCCCAATCTCTTCAAAGGATAACTTCCATGGTGAACTTCAAAGTTGATGCTACAAACAACTTGATTTGGTATTGTTTTTAATCCATTCCCAGcaattacaaaattaaaatgcaaacgTTTTCTTCCCCTGTGAACTGCTCACAATTACTATCATGTTTATGCTAACACATGACCCAAAAAGGAAAGCTGGGTAAACAGACAATTTTAAACCAGGTAGCCATAGTCATAATTTATGTTGCAAACTATCAAAATTGTTAGATATAAGTTTCATAGTCCAGTTAGTACAAGCTTTGATACAGCCAGAGCAAAGAATGACTTAATTGACCACTACTTTGTTCTTAAAGATCTGATCATTGTTATTTATCAGAATCACTGTGCCTCTTCTTTGTGTTAAAGCAAGAATTACAACATATTACTGCGTGTAATGCAGCTATGATTAATGTGATTCAGACAAATCAGAAGATTCAAGCACAGTGATGGGGCTAATGGAGTCTAAAATGAGACTTAGAGCACTGTGCTCCAAACGTCAGCCTAGCAGCCACTAAATGCCTTTCTATCTGGCTGATCATgttaaatacatttgaaaatatgCCCCTAGTTTTCTACCCCTGTAACATAATGTAATCATTAACACAACAGACTCTTGTTAGATTTTGCAGTTCTGGCCTCAaatcaggaaacaaaaattaagcACCACAATAAGCTGCAACGCTCAAGAAAttgagaggagagaaagagtgTTTCAACTGaacagaaatgaacaaaattatttttaatgtaacacATGCAATTAAATAACTATGATAAATATGATactgaaaagtaaaaacatcctcttccttttttctaattcaattattttaacaaagaaaCTTCAATTCAGCATGCTACCTTTATTGCTTTGTAAGGAAAATAATATTCCTGATATTTCTGATACTGGCACATGACAATTTAATATTCTAACATGACAGTCTAGTAAtgtcacatttattttaaagtaataaaacTTTCAAAAGAACTTCATAGAATCAGacttaaaaaaaccagcattaaGAGTCAATGAGATTTACATCCTCTTAAGATGGCAGTTCAAACCATcctctattttaaaatattcccatTACAGGCAAAATGAGCAAGATAAAATTTTCCAGAAACATGCAAAGATGTGTATATAATTAAGTCCATCTCTTGATCTGAAACTGGAAATAATTTCACTTGATTTATGAACAACAATTATTCTCTCATACTCTGGTATTATACAGTGCTATAACAAATTGTCatttaaagggaaagaaattacagtttgaattaatttcttgtttaaaGGGAAGGAAACTGCAGCTTGAATTCACTACTACGTTAACCTTATTGAAAGGTTTCTCCTATGCTATGACTTTAGTTTCcacatttcagtttctttaaGTTTCTACAGATATAAGTTGTTCCCTTATATCTCAACTGaatatattaaatgaaaaatcataTTTCTATGAGATCATGCTAGCCAAGAATGATATGGGTCTGCCATATCCTTGTGAGATGAAAAGATTTCAGTCTCTAGTCCGGCCTAGAGCTGCATAAATGGGATGACATAAGAGCTTCTGATGCTGTATCAGCTTGctccaaagcagaaaagaaaccaactggaa
This genomic window from Corvus hawaiiensis isolate bCorHaw1 chromosome 10, bCorHaw1.pri.cur, whole genome shotgun sequence contains:
- the NMNAT3 gene encoding nicotinamide/nicotinic acid mononucleotide adenylyltransferase 3 isoform X5, with the translated sequence MKSRIPVILLACGSFNPTTNMHMRLFELARDHLHQTGRYRVIEGIMSPVNDNYGKKGLVSARHRVAMAKLALETSDWIRVDPWESEQETWTETVKVLSSTRIKAALWG